The genomic window CTGAACAACAAAGAGAGGAGTGAGGTGTGGGAaattttgtctgtctctctctctcttctctctctctctctttttctctctctctctctcactctctatctctccctcctcctcctcctgctcctcctcctcttatcacaataacaaaaaccacttcagtaaccaccaccatcaccaccaccaccacaacaacaacaacaataactactactactactactactactactactactactactactactactactactactactaccaccaatgtATTTAAAGTAAGGCAGCTTGTGAacgattgctctctctctctctctctctctctctctctctctctctctctctctctctctctctctctctctccttcaaatatTTTTAGTTCAGTTcgcggaaagagagaaaagaaagaaaaaaaggaagaaaggaaagaaaagaataattgttgtgtttcttttattatcgtcgtttatttatttatttatttatttatttatttatttgtctatttgtttattctattttcttttgtcacAGTTGATAAAAATGCATTGCTTgtagtgtttatgagagttgtagtagtagtagtagtagtagtagtagtagtagtagtagtagtagtagtagtagtagtaatagtagtagtagtaatagtagtagtattagtagtagtattagtagtactaatagtgtagaaaaggaaagaggaaggatattatcagagagagagagagagagagagagagagagagagagagagagagagagagagagagagagagagagagagagagaaataactgaTCATTCCTTCTGACTCGTTAATGACGCCCTTGGGAATGAAGGTCAGGTCACGTCAAGTCAAAGgtcacaatagtagtagtagtagtagtagtagtagtagtagtagtagtagtaatggtggtgatagtggtggtcgGTAGTAGACAGAAAATAGTTATAGTTTTGATATAGTGTAgcatctagtagtagtagtaatagtagtagtggtagtagtggtagcagtagtggtagtagtggtagtagtggtggtggtggtcgtatcGAGCTCCACCAATCATAGTGACTAACCACATCTTGTCACGAGACTCGCCACTTGCcaccactagtagtagtagtagtagtagtagtagtagtagtagtagtagtagcagtagtagtagtagtagtcgcagtagtatttGTTCTTCTTTAATATTACACTAACAACCTAGAACAAAATCGCAtcactggtagtagtagtagtagtagtagtagtagtagtagtagtgacgtaACAGGACAAACCACACTACATTTAATACTCACCCACACGTCACTTTATTTAGTAGTGACAATTCCGTAAGTAAGATTCGTAGTAAGCCTGCATAACTTATAAAGCATTCCCTTGAAATCCttaagtgagggagagggagagagagggagagggagagggagagggagagggagagggggagggagaaggggaaggaagaggggaagaaaaaggaagagacgaaagatgagtaaggaagagagaaagagaagcttgcaaaagagagagagagagagagagagagagagagagagagagagagagagagggggggggtaagTTAGTAAATACATTGAAATCtttcttgctgtgtgtgtgtgtgtgtgtgtgtgtgtgtgtgtgtgtgtgtgtgtgtgtgtgtgtgtgtgtgtgtgtgtgtgtgtgtgtgtgtgtgtgtgtgtgtgtgtgtgtgtgaccttcatTGTTTACATTCCGAGTCAATAAGGGCAGCAGTAAggaacagtaatagtagtagttgtagttgtaatagtagtagtagcagtagtagtactagtagaaatagtagtagtagtggtggtggtggtggtggtggtggtggtagtagtagcagtagcagcaaaacaccacaatctctctctctctctctctctctctctctctctctctctctctctctctctctctctctctctctctctctctctctcatttaccacaaacaacacaataCTCTTTATCTCTCAAAGCGGCAGgattcttctctctcactcgctctcactcactctcaccctctctcactcctctccacctcttctctccctccggcactgtagagagagagagagagagagagagagagagagagagagagagagagagagagagagagagagagagagagagagagagagtagggtgtGTCTCTTCCAAACTGTGGAAGTGAGTGTGGTgctgagtgtggtggtggttgtggtggttgtggtggtggtggtggtggtggtggtggtgctggtgtgtgtatgtgtgtgtgtgtgtgtgtggaagagtggaaggcattacatacatacatacatacatacatacatacatacatacatgcattcaCTGTGCTCTtgaccaatgtgtgtgtgtgtgtgtgtgtgtgtgtgtgtgtgtgtgtgtgtgtgtgtgtgtgtgtctgtgtgtgtacgtgtgtgcgtgtgcgtgtgcgtgtgcgtgtgtgcgtcgGCCTGTGTTGATCAATAACCATGCTGGCGGGGTCCTCTCGCTCAATAAAAtcgtgcgtgtgtctgtgtacgtgtgtgtccttacgtgtacgtgtgtgtgtgtgtgtgcgtgtgtgtgtgtgtgcacatgacCTTGCTGGAGCGTGAGGCAGGGCAGGTCAGGCGAGGCAGGCCGTGACCTGACGGGACTCTTTTGTTACAGGTCAGTGGGAGGCCCCAGGCGGAGTGAGACGCGCGCTGTGATTGGTCCGTCTGGCAGCTGCGCcgtcgctgattggctggcgtgCGTGGGTTGTTGGGGGCTGCGGGGCCAGTTAGGGGGTGTTCGtgacgcccacacacacacaccaggctggCGTGTGGGGGCGTGCGAGGCtgagggtgtgtggtggtgtggtgtggcgagGCAGGGGCGGCAGGGGCGGCAGGTACGCGGCCCCCTGCGTGGTGTGTACCTGCGTCCCCTCGTCCCCTCGCGCGGGCCGCCGTACGCAGGCTCGCCACTCGTCAGTGTGCTCCGGAGGGTCCCCGCGCGTGGAGGCAGCAGTGCGGTGCGTGGCGGCGGCCGGCGCTACGAGATGGTGTGTGTGCAGTAGTGTGTTGTGAGCCGCGCGGTGCCGCCGACTATGTGAGCCAGTGCCCTGAcgcccgccgcccgccccgccgccctcaGCCCCAGCCATGGCCAAGTCCGTGTGCGTGTCGTccgtgctgctgctggtggccacGCTGGCGGGCGCCACCGAGGGCGAGACGGCCAAGGAGTCCCGGTGCGAGGAGATCACCATCCCCATGTGCCGCGGCATCGGCTACAACAACACGTCCATGCCCAACCAGTTCAACCACGACAGCCAGGAGGAGGCGGGCCTGGAGGTGCACCAGTTCTGGCCGCTCGTCGAGATTCTGTGCTCGCCGGACCTCAAGTTCTTCCTGTGCTCGGTGTACGCGCCCATCTGTATTGACGACTACGACAAGCCGCTGCCGGCCTGCAGGAGTGTCTGCGAGCGGGCCAAGGCAGGCTGCGCGCCCATCATGCACCAATACGGCTTTGAGTGGCCTGAGCGCATGGACTGCTCCAAGCTGCCCGAGTACGGCGATTCGGACCACCTGTGCATGGACAAGAGCAACGGGTCGGCGCCGGAGCGCAAGACCAGCAAGATGTCCACCACGCTTGACAAGGAGTGCGAGGGCAAGAACTCCCGCTACTGCCACGACGCCTGCCAGTGCTCGTGCAAGCTGCCGCTGGTCAAGCCGGACGCCGTGTACCGCCACGCCGGCAGCGCCAACCACTCGTTTAGCGTGGGCCCCGTGGCGGACTGCGCGCTGCCCTGCCACGCCGTGTACTTCAACCCCGACGAGCGCACCTTCGCGGGCGTGTGGGTGACCACGTGGGCGGTGCTGTGCGGCGTGTCCAcgctcaccaccatcaccaccttcctcATCGACATGGACCGCTTCAAGTACCCCGAGCGGCCCATCATCTTCCTGAGCGGGTGTTACTTCATGGTGTCGCTGGGGTACGTGATCCGCCTCGCCGCGGGGCACGACTACGTGGCGTGCGACGGCAACATGATCATCTACAACTCCAACCTGGTGCGCCACAACCCGCACGACTCGGGCCTGTGCAACACCGTGTTCCTGCTGGTGTACTTCTTCGGTATGGCCTCCAGCATCTGGTGGGTGGTGCTGGCCTTCACGTGGTTCCTGGCGGCGGGCCTCAAGTGGGGCAACGAGGCCATCGCGGGCTACTCCACCTGGTTCCACCTGGCGGCGTGGCTCATCCCCACCATCCAGAGCATCGCGGTGCTCATGACGCACGCCGTGGACGGGGACGCCGTGGCGGGCATCTGCTACGTGGGCAACCAGGACATCACCAACCTGCGGGTGTTCGTGCTGGCGCCGCTCTTCGTCTACCTGCTGCTCGGCTCCTGCTTCCTGCTGGCAGGCTTCGTGTCCCTGTTCCGCATCCGCAACGTGATCAAGCAGCAGGGGCGCACCAAGACGGAGAAGCTGGAGAAGCTGATGATCCGCATCGGCGTGTTCAGCGTGCTGTACACCGTGCCCGCCACCATCGTGCTGGGCTGCTACGTGTACGAGCAGCTGTACGTGGCGGAGTGGCACGAGGCGCTGGTGTGCCCGTGCAGCCCCCACCGCGGCCAGCGGCCTGACTACTCCGTGCTGATGCTGCGCTACTTCATGACGCTGGTGGTGGGCATCACGGCGGGCTTCTGGATCTGGTCCGGCAAGACGCTGGGCTCCTGGCGCCGCTTCTACCGCCGCCTGTGTCccgccgcccacgcccacacctaTGACTACCCCACGCGGCCCATGAAGCAGTCCGCGGCGCCCTCCTGCGGCTCCTTCCCGCCGCCGCCCCTCAGCGCGCAGGGCACCGCCGCCAGCGTGGCGTCGCACCTGGGGCCCGTCAGCAAGACGCTGCCGCTGTCCCACGTatgacaggagagggaggaggcggggcggggcggggggccCTGAGCACCGCGGGGGCGGCCCGCCCAGCCTGGCGCCCTCTGCCCCCCCCAGCGTCACCTCCCCACACGTCTACGTGGATCCCCGCGACGACTTGCTGCCCTACGACCTGTGAGGGACAGCCCCTTGGCCGCAGCGCCCCCCGCCCCCTGGAGCCCCTGAGGGGCCACGGGGGCACCTGCCCGCCTCCTGGGCGCCACACCTGTGATTATTGTATCCACGCCCCGCGGCGCCAGCCCGGGGCCGCTGACCCGCAGCGCCGCGGTGCCAGCAGGACCTGAGGGCCACAGTGCCTGAGTGCCGCGTCAGTATTGCCGCCAGTATTCCCgggcgccgccccgccccgcccccgcgccgcgccgcgccggGCACAGACAGTGATGCCTCGAGGTgcgacagacaggcagacagacagtcagtGTGCCGTGCTGGGTGTTGCCGTGTTCAGTATTGCTGTGTGgtgcacacacacgtacacacacacacacacacacacacacacacacacacacacacacacacacacacacacacacacacacacacacacacacacacacacacacacacacacagtgtacaTGTGTACAGAGGCAGTGTGCGTGCACAGCGCCGCGCCGCCATGTTTTGTATGTCAGGCTTCAGCTCCATATTTGCATATCATTATACATTAAACCTATGCTGTCACTGGCCACAGTGTTTCACTGCCACACCACAGaccccccccgcccccccag from Scylla paramamosain isolate STU-SP2022 chromosome 40, ASM3559412v1, whole genome shotgun sequence includes these protein-coding regions:
- the LOC135092464 gene encoding frizzled-8-like codes for the protein MAKSVCVSSVLLLVATLAGATEGETAKESRCEEITIPMCRGIGYNNTSMPNQFNHDSQEEAGLEVHQFWPLVEILCSPDLKFFLCSVYAPICIDDYDKPLPACRSVCERAKAGCAPIMHQYGFEWPERMDCSKLPEYGDSDHLCMDKSNGSAPERKTSKMSTTLDKECEGKNSRYCHDACQCSCKLPLVKPDAVYRHAGSANHSFSVGPVADCALPCHAVYFNPDERTFAGVWVTTWAVLCGVSTLTTITTFLIDMDRFKYPERPIIFLSGCYFMVSLGYVIRLAAGHDYVACDGNMIIYNSNLVRHNPHDSGLCNTVFLLVYFFGMASSIWWVVLAFTWFLAAGLKWGNEAIAGYSTWFHLAAWLIPTIQSIAVLMTHAVDGDAVAGICYVGNQDITNLRVFVLAPLFVYLLLGSCFLLAGFVSLFRIRNVIKQQGRTKTEKLEKLMIRIGVFSVLYTVPATIVLGCYVYEQLYVAEWHEALVCPCSPHRGQRPDYSVLMLRYFMTLVVGITAGFWIWSGKTLGSWRRFYRRLCPAAHAHTYDYPTRPMKQSAAPSCGSFPPPPLSAQGTAASVASHLGPVSKTLPLSHV